From Streptosporangium album, the proteins below share one genomic window:
- a CDS encoding non-ribosomal peptide synthetase translates to MNARLPHPAPSPVESVADLIVARARAVPDAVAVAQWDEEITYRELVARATALSAQLGALGVGPESRVGICLERRPAMVVALLGVLLAGGGYVPLDPAGPRLRLRDIAADAGLDVVVCDRAGAEAVGETGPRRVAVPGPAGPVDLAAVPACPAAPDNVAYAIYTSGSTGRPKGVLVTHRNLIDYVVTWAAYTEAGQSTRALSFASLGFDASVLDLFVPLSVGGSVQLAGEDDRTDPARLERFIAGHRVDWGVITPAVLSLLDPAALPGWRTVMCGGDAVPAELVNRWATAGRRFVNTYGPTETTVSPVAGELTAPQTTPVTIGLPTRGHRCYVVDDRLRLVERGAEGELLIGGPGVTRGYLGRPALTAEAFVPDPFSGEAGARLYRTGDMVRHADDGQLVYLGRRDGQVKIRGQRIELGEVAAVLQEHPAVAQAAVEAVPGPGGGLELVAFLTPEDAPADTGYAASRLTAAMLPGRVLRLPRLPLNVSGKVDRARLRELAAEDRPAGGSPEGETATERALAAVWRRLGVGADFFSGGGDSITAMRLVAAVRDELGLDVTVDDVFAGRTLPEIAGRFDKAARLLGPELTLGHPPTLAPPQRRLWFLDQLAPEAAPYNIALAETLRGPLEVPALRAALRAVAERHAVLRWRIRQTAGVPYAVCEPPGEVELTVVDLRGYGRAQRDAQLRTRLAAGASAPFDLAGGPPWRAWLYVLGPDEHVLALTLHHAVFDGWSQDALYTDLSACYAAAAAGRAPDLVPLRASYADYAVWRAGRDERDGDADLAWWAEHLHGAPTALDLPRDRPRPAVQTYRGAEARVALPPGADAAVRALAADLGATPAGVLLAGLGRLLHRLTGTADHVIGAVVADRRVAAFDDLVGFFIDMVPLRLRSDDGADFAAHVRRCTRELLDVAAHPAAPLERVVEKLGIRRDPSRAPLVQIMFNVLNLTQPRLELPGLSSETIEVDKPGSPFDMTVYVTERAGRFCVEVVYNPDLFDAARVEAMLADYVNVVGALAADPAAPMGEVALPGQVTPDAAPGAMRVAEPHAPPPNPGSGSSATEQLIAAIWREVLERDTVGPDDNFFDIGGHSLALAAVHARLCVRLDRELRMVDLFRYPNIRALAVHLDTQAGGPSDDPQSGDSELARAVSRGEARRNRTRRPRRVNSTTGQENDHDQ, encoded by the coding sequence GTGAACGCCCGCCTGCCCCACCCGGCGCCCTCCCCCGTGGAAAGCGTCGCCGACCTCATCGTGGCGCGGGCCCGGGCCGTGCCGGACGCCGTCGCGGTCGCGCAGTGGGACGAGGAGATCACCTATCGCGAGCTGGTCGCCCGCGCCACGGCGCTCTCCGCCCAGCTCGGCGCGCTCGGCGTCGGCCCGGAGAGCCGGGTCGGGATCTGCCTGGAGCGGCGGCCCGCGATGGTGGTCGCGCTCCTCGGCGTCCTGCTGGCCGGCGGCGGCTACGTGCCGCTGGATCCGGCCGGCCCGCGGCTGCGGCTGCGGGACATAGCCGCCGACGCCGGTCTGGACGTCGTGGTGTGCGACCGGGCGGGAGCGGAGGCCGTCGGTGAGACGGGCCCGCGGCGCGTCGCCGTACCCGGGCCGGCCGGACCGGTCGACCTGGCCGCCGTGCCCGCCTGCCCCGCCGCGCCGGACAACGTCGCCTACGCGATCTACACCTCCGGTTCCACCGGCCGTCCCAAGGGCGTGCTCGTCACCCACCGCAACCTGATCGACTACGTCGTCACCTGGGCCGCGTACACCGAGGCCGGGCAGAGCACCCGCGCGCTGTCGTTCGCCTCCCTCGGATTCGACGCCTCCGTCCTCGACCTGTTCGTGCCGCTGTCCGTGGGCGGGTCGGTGCAGCTGGCCGGTGAGGACGACCGCACCGATCCCGCGCGGCTGGAGCGGTTCATCGCCGGGCACCGGGTCGACTGGGGGGTGATCACCCCGGCCGTGCTGTCCCTGCTCGACCCGGCCGCGCTGCCCGGCTGGCGGACGGTGATGTGCGGCGGCGACGCGGTGCCGGCCGAGCTGGTCAACCGGTGGGCGACGGCGGGCCGCCGGTTCGTCAACACCTACGGACCCACCGAGACCACGGTGTCGCCCGTCGCCGGCGAGCTGACCGCGCCGCAGACCACGCCGGTCACGATCGGCCTCCCGACGCGCGGCCACCGCTGCTACGTCGTCGACGACCGGCTCCGCCTGGTCGAGCGCGGGGCCGAGGGCGAGCTGCTGATCGGTGGCCCCGGCGTCACCCGGGGCTACCTGGGCAGGCCCGCGCTGACGGCCGAGGCGTTCGTGCCCGACCCGTTCTCCGGCGAGGCGGGCGCGCGGCTCTACCGGACCGGGGACATGGTGCGCCACGCCGACGACGGGCAGCTCGTCTACCTGGGCCGCCGCGACGGACAGGTCAAGATCCGCGGCCAGCGGATCGAGCTCGGCGAGGTCGCGGCCGTGCTGCAGGAGCACCCGGCGGTCGCGCAGGCGGCCGTGGAGGCGGTGCCGGGGCCCGGCGGCGGCCTGGAGCTGGTCGCGTTCCTCACACCGGAGGACGCCCCGGCCGACACCGGCTACGCCGCCTCGCGGCTGACCGCCGCGATGCTGCCCGGGCGGGTGCTGCGCCTGCCCCGACTGCCGCTCAACGTCTCCGGCAAGGTGGACAGGGCCAGGCTGCGGGAGCTGGCCGCCGAGGACCGCCCGGCCGGCGGCTCACCCGAGGGGGAGACCGCCACCGAACGCGCGCTCGCGGCGGTGTGGCGGCGCCTGGGCGTCGGCGCCGACTTCTTCTCCGGCGGCGGTGACTCGATCACCGCGATGCGGCTGGTCGCCGCCGTCCGCGACGAGCTGGGCCTGGACGTGACGGTGGACGACGTGTTCGCCGGCCGTACCCTGCCGGAGATCGCCGGGCGGTTCGACAAGGCCGCCCGGCTGCTTGGTCCGGAGCTCACCCTCGGCCACCCGCCGACCCTGGCGCCGCCGCAGCGCCGCCTGTGGTTCCTGGACCAGCTGGCACCCGAGGCCGCGCCGTACAACATCGCCCTGGCCGAGACGTTGCGCGGTCCCCTGGAGGTGCCGGCGCTGCGGGCGGCGCTGCGGGCCGTCGCCGAGCGGCACGCCGTGCTGCGCTGGCGGATCCGGCAGACGGCCGGCGTGCCGTACGCCGTCTGCGAGCCGCCGGGCGAGGTGGAGCTGACGGTGGTCGACCTGCGCGGGTACGGCCGGGCACAGCGGGACGCTCAGCTGCGCACCCGGCTGGCGGCCGGCGCGTCCGCGCCGTTCGACCTGGCGGGCGGTCCCCCCTGGCGGGCCTGGCTGTACGTGCTGGGCCCCGACGAGCACGTGCTGGCGCTGACCCTGCACCACGCGGTGTTCGACGGCTGGTCCCAGGACGCGCTCTACACCGATCTCTCCGCCTGCTACGCGGCCGCCGCCGCCGGCCGAGCGCCGGACCTGGTGCCGCTGCGCGCCTCGTACGCCGACTACGCGGTCTGGCGGGCCGGGCGGGACGAGCGCGACGGAGACGCGGACCTGGCCTGGTGGGCCGAGCACCTGCACGGAGCGCCCACCGCGCTGGACCTGCCCCGCGACCGGCCCCGCCCGGCCGTGCAGACCTACCGGGGAGCCGAGGCGCGCGTGGCCCTGCCGCCCGGCGCCGACGCCGCGGTCCGCGCGCTCGCCGCCGACCTCGGGGCGACCCCGGCGGGGGTGCTGCTCGCCGGGCTCGGACGGCTGCTCCACCGGCTCACCGGCACCGCCGACCACGTCATCGGCGCGGTCGTCGCCGACCGGCGGGTGGCCGCCTTCGACGACCTGGTCGGGTTCTTCATCGACATGGTCCCGCTGCGGCTGCGGTCGGACGACGGCGCCGACTTCGCCGCCCACGTACGGCGGTGCACCCGCGAGCTGCTGGACGTCGCCGCGCACCCGGCCGCGCCGCTGGAGCGCGTGGTCGAGAAGCTGGGCATCCGCAGGGACCCGTCCCGTGCCCCGCTGGTGCAGATCATGTTCAACGTGCTGAACCTCACGCAGCCCCGGCTGGAGCTGCCCGGGTTGAGCAGCGAGACGATCGAGGTCGACAAGCCGGGATCGCCGTTCGACATGACCGTGTACGTGACGGAGCGGGCCGGCCGGTTCTGTGTCGAGGTCGTCTACAACCCCGACCTGTTCGACGCGGCCAGGGTCGAGGCGATGCTCGCCGACTACGTGAACGTGGTCGGCGCGCTGGCCGCCGATCCGGCCGCCCCGATGGGCGAGGTCGCCCTGCCCGGACAGGTCACGCCGGACGCCGCGCCCGGCGCCATGCGGGTCGCCGAGCCGCATGCGCCGCCCCCGAACCCCGGGAGCGGGTCGAGCGCCACCGAGCAGCTGATCGCCGCGATCTGGCGTGAGGTTCTGGAACGGGACACCGTCGGCCCCGACGACAACTTCTTCGACATCGGCGGTCACTCACTGGCGCTCGCCGCCGTGCACGCCCGCCTGTGCGTCCGGCTCGACCGTGAGCTGCGGATGGTGGACCTGTTCCGCTACCCGAACATCCGTGCCCTCGCCGTCCACCTGGACACCCAGGCGGGCGGCCCTTCCGACGACCCCCAGAGCGGCGACTCAGAACTCGCCCGCGCCGTCTCACGAGGCGAGGCGCGGCGCAACCGTACCCGACGCCCACGACGCGTCAACAGCACCACCGGACAGGAGAACGACCATGACCAGTGA
- a CDS encoding lantibiotic dehydratase: protein MTKVNLGNTGWSVWPDALLRTTGFPADGLDAFTAPATAAAADDLLTGHGNADAFDKALADAITTGARKICQIAADPLFREAVTWQNPGVLIALDGLLAGGPDAPRNVRRRDRERAVVRYWQRYCAKNETIGFFGPICWIDIRSGTERALDVHTGPGLLRERRVFFEGWAMSAYADHLAEDPQIRRWWPPALLPHLTLDDRQILRPMQPPLPLSPPEAALLAHCDGRTPAIQAVAHLPRPEDGYLLLERLVERDLITWDAALPIGRDAEQALRARIETIGETDLQQHALTGLNRLCTARDTITATAGDPTALKDALAALDAEFTAITGAPPRRRDGQMYAGRTLCYEDTTRDLDVTVGATLLDDLAPPLAIILTTARWLTATLADAYGAALRELYDDLREDTDAPVRLADLMSLAQGLLWGTGRRPADAVAEEFTRRWGSLFGLAEDGTRVQLSAADLAESVARLFPAEKPGWSSARIHSPDLQICAPDIDAVNRGDYQVVLGELHAAWPTFDCDLFTAWHPEADRLRDELTADLGEHRVRLLHPDTWPRHTGRVAPSLTGTTDRLLGFAAAPGAEPDRLLPATAVTVSDENGTLTATAPDGHRWPLIEMFAGMLNGLAVDAFKLTTPAPHIPRVTIDRLIITRETWRTTVAETGLADITNERERYLATRAWRHRLNLPDQIFVKIGTEVKPCYSDLTSPHHVGVLCTMLRTAGPDASVTISEALPTPDQAWVPDQHGNRYFSELRLQITDPTPAGGER from the coding sequence GTGACGAAGGTGAACCTGGGCAACACCGGCTGGTCGGTGTGGCCGGACGCGCTCCTGCGCACCACCGGATTCCCCGCCGACGGCCTGGACGCCTTCACCGCCCCCGCCACCGCGGCCGCGGCCGACGACCTGCTGACCGGCCACGGCAACGCCGACGCGTTCGACAAAGCACTGGCCGACGCCATCACCACCGGCGCCCGCAAAATCTGCCAGATCGCCGCCGACCCCCTCTTCCGCGAGGCCGTCACCTGGCAGAACCCCGGCGTCCTCATCGCCCTGGACGGCCTGCTCGCCGGAGGACCCGACGCCCCCCGCAACGTACGCCGCCGCGACCGCGAACGCGCCGTCGTCCGCTACTGGCAGCGCTACTGCGCCAAGAACGAGACCATCGGCTTCTTCGGCCCCATCTGCTGGATCGACATCCGCTCGGGCACCGAGCGGGCACTGGACGTCCACACCGGGCCCGGCCTGCTACGCGAGCGGCGGGTCTTCTTCGAAGGCTGGGCCATGAGCGCCTACGCCGACCACCTCGCCGAAGACCCGCAGATCCGCCGCTGGTGGCCACCCGCACTACTGCCCCACCTCACCCTGGACGACCGGCAGATCCTGCGCCCCATGCAACCACCCCTGCCCCTGTCCCCACCCGAAGCCGCCCTGCTGGCCCACTGCGACGGACGCACCCCCGCCATCCAAGCGGTCGCCCACCTGCCCCGCCCCGAAGACGGCTACCTCCTCCTGGAACGACTCGTCGAACGTGACCTCATCACCTGGGACGCCGCACTGCCCATCGGCCGCGACGCCGAACAAGCCCTACGCGCCCGCATCGAAACCATCGGCGAAACCGACCTCCAGCAGCACGCCCTGACCGGACTGAACCGGCTGTGCACCGCCCGCGACACCATCACCGCCACCGCCGGCGACCCCACCGCACTCAAAGACGCCCTCGCCGCCCTCGACGCGGAGTTCACCGCGATCACCGGCGCCCCACCCCGCCGCCGCGACGGCCAGATGTACGCCGGCCGCACCCTCTGCTACGAAGACACCACCCGCGACCTCGACGTCACCGTCGGCGCCACCCTCCTCGACGACCTCGCCCCACCCCTGGCCATCATCCTCACCACCGCCCGCTGGCTGACGGCGACGCTGGCCGACGCCTACGGAGCGGCGTTGCGGGAGCTGTACGACGATCTGCGGGAGGACACCGACGCCCCGGTGCGCCTGGCCGACCTGATGTCCCTGGCCCAGGGCCTGTTGTGGGGCACCGGGCGGCGCCCCGCGGACGCCGTGGCCGAGGAGTTCACCCGGCGCTGGGGGAGCCTGTTCGGCCTGGCGGAGGACGGCACCCGCGTCCAGCTGTCCGCCGCCGACCTGGCCGAGTCCGTGGCCCGGCTCTTCCCCGCAGAGAAGCCCGGTTGGTCCAGCGCCCGGATACACAGCCCCGACCTGCAGATCTGCGCCCCCGACATCGACGCCGTCAACCGCGGCGACTACCAGGTCGTCCTCGGCGAACTGCACGCGGCGTGGCCGACGTTCGACTGCGATCTCTTCACCGCCTGGCACCCCGAAGCCGACCGGCTCCGCGACGAGCTGACCGCCGACCTCGGAGAGCACCGGGTCCGGCTGCTCCATCCCGACACCTGGCCCCGGCACACCGGGCGGGTCGCCCCGTCGCTGACCGGCACCACCGACCGGTTGCTGGGGTTCGCCGCGGCACCGGGCGCCGAGCCCGACCGGCTGCTGCCCGCCACCGCGGTCACCGTCTCCGACGAGAACGGCACCCTGACCGCCACCGCACCCGACGGACACCGGTGGCCACTGATCGAGATGTTCGCCGGAATGCTCAACGGACTCGCCGTGGACGCGTTCAAGCTCACCACGCCCGCCCCCCACATCCCCCGCGTCACCATCGACCGGCTGATCATCACCCGCGAAACCTGGCGCACCACCGTCGCCGAGACCGGACTGGCCGACATCACCAACGAACGCGAACGCTACCTCGCCACCCGCGCCTGGCGGCACCGTCTCAACCTGCCCGACCAGATCTTCGTCAAGATCGGCACCGAAGTGAAACCCTGCTACTCCGACCTCACCAGCCCCCACCACGTCGGCGTCCTATGCACCATGCTCCGCACCGCCGGACCCGACGCATCCGTCACCATCAGCGAAGCCCTCCCCACCCCCGACCAGGCCTGGGTCCCCGACCAGCACGGCAACCGCTACTTCAGCGAACTCCGCCTGCAGATCACCGACCCCACCCCCGCAGGCGGTGAGCGGTGA
- a CDS encoding lantibiotic dehydratase: MTKVNLGNTGWSVWPDALLRTTGFPADGLDAFTAPATAAAADDLLTGHGNADAFDKALADAITTGARKICQIAADPLFREAVTWQNPGVLIALDGLLAGGPDAPRNVRRRDRERAVVRYWQRYCAKNETIGFFGPICWIDIRSGTERALDVHTGPGLLRERRVFFEGWAMSAYADHLAEDPQIRRWWPPALLPHLTLDDRQILRPMQPPLPLSPPEAALLAHCDGRTPAIQAVAHLPRPEDGYLLLERLVERDLITWDAALPIGRDAEQALRARIETIGETDLQQHALTGLNRLCTARDTITATAGDPTALKDALAALDAEFTAITGAPPRRRDGQMYAGRTLCYEDTTRDLDVTVGATLLDDLAPPLAIILTTARWLTHAISSACRDVLRDLYTELREDAGTPVRLADLWYLAQGLLFTGSDNPFRTVADDFARRWAELTDVPSGSESGTRVQLSAADLAESVARLFPAEKPGWSSARIHSPDLQICAPDIDAVNRGDYQAVLGELHPAWPSFDSALFSPFHPDPDRLRADLDLDLGPSRLRILYPEDYPRTTTRTGHGLVRPRDRQLGIDRARGADPDRLLPATAVTVSDENGTLTATAPDGHRWPLIEMFAEMLSTQLLDAFKLTMPAPHIPRVTIDRLIITRETWRTTVAETGLADITNERERYLATRAWRHRLNLPDQIFVKIGTEVKPCYSDLTSPHHVGVLCTMLRTAGPDASVTISEALPTPDQAWVPDQHGNRYFSELRLQITDPTPAGGER, from the coding sequence GTGACGAAGGTGAACCTGGGCAACACCGGCTGGTCGGTGTGGCCGGACGCGCTCCTGCGCACCACCGGATTCCCCGCCGACGGCCTGGACGCCTTCACCGCCCCCGCCACCGCGGCCGCGGCCGACGACCTGCTGACCGGCCACGGCAACGCCGACGCGTTCGACAAAGCACTGGCCGACGCCATCACCACCGGCGCCCGCAAAATCTGCCAGATCGCCGCCGACCCCCTCTTCCGCGAGGCCGTCACCTGGCAGAACCCCGGCGTCCTCATCGCCCTGGACGGCCTGCTCGCCGGAGGACCCGACGCCCCCCGCAACGTACGCCGCCGCGACCGCGAACGCGCCGTCGTCCGCTACTGGCAGCGCTACTGCGCCAAGAACGAGACCATCGGCTTCTTCGGCCCCATCTGCTGGATCGACATCCGCTCGGGCACCGAGCGGGCACTGGACGTCCACACCGGGCCCGGCCTGCTACGCGAGCGGCGGGTCTTCTTCGAAGGCTGGGCCATGAGCGCCTACGCCGACCACCTCGCCGAAGACCCGCAGATCCGCCGCTGGTGGCCACCCGCACTACTGCCCCACCTCACCCTGGACGACCGGCAGATCCTGCGCCCCATGCAACCACCCCTGCCCCTGTCCCCACCCGAAGCCGCCCTGCTGGCCCACTGCGACGGACGCACCCCCGCCATCCAAGCGGTCGCCCACCTGCCCCGCCCCGAAGACGGCTACCTCCTCCTGGAACGACTCGTCGAACGTGACCTCATCACCTGGGACGCCGCACTGCCCATCGGCCGCGACGCCGAACAAGCCCTACGCGCCCGCATCGAAACCATCGGCGAAACCGACCTCCAGCAGCACGCCCTGACCGGACTGAACCGGCTGTGCACCGCCCGCGACACCATCACCGCCACCGCCGGCGACCCCACCGCACTCAAAGACGCCCTCGCCGCCCTCGACGCGGAGTTCACCGCGATCACCGGCGCCCCACCCCGCCGCCGCGACGGCCAGATGTACGCCGGCCGCACCCTCTGCTACGAAGACACCACCCGCGACCTCGACGTCACCGTCGGCGCCACCCTCCTCGACGACCTCGCCCCGCCCCTGGCCATCATCCTCACCACCGCCCGCTGGCTCACCCACGCGATCAGCTCGGCGTGCCGGGACGTCCTGCGGGACCTCTACACCGAACTCCGGGAGGACGCCGGAACACCGGTGCGCCTGGCGGACCTGTGGTATCTCGCCCAGGGATTGCTGTTCACCGGCAGCGACAACCCGTTCCGCACGGTGGCGGACGACTTCGCCCGGCGGTGGGCCGAGCTGACCGACGTGCCGTCCGGCTCCGAGAGCGGCACCCGCGTCCAGCTGTCCGCCGCCGACCTGGCCGAGTCCGTGGCCCGGCTCTTCCCCGCAGAGAAGCCCGGCTGGTCCAGCGCCCGGATACACAGCCCCGACCTGCAGATCTGCGCCCCCGACATCGACGCCGTCAACCGCGGCGACTACCAGGCGGTCCTCGGCGAACTGCACCCGGCGTGGCCGTCGTTCGACAGCGCGCTGTTCAGCCCGTTCCATCCCGACCCCGACAGACTCCGTGCCGACCTCGATCTCGACCTGGGACCGAGCCGGCTCCGGATCCTCTACCCGGAGGACTATCCGCGCACCACCACCCGCACCGGCCACGGGCTCGTCCGGCCCCGCGACCGGCAACTGGGCATCGACAGAGCACGGGGCGCCGATCCCGACCGGCTGCTGCCCGCCACCGCGGTCACCGTCTCCGACGAGAACGGCACCCTGACCGCCACCGCACCCGACGGACACCGGTGGCCACTGATCGAGATGTTCGCCGAGATGCTCAGCACGCAACTGCTGGACGCGTTCAAGCTCACCATGCCCGCCCCCCACATCCCCCGCGTCACCATCGACCGGCTGATCATCACCCGCGAAACCTGGCGCACCACCGTCGCCGAGACCGGACTGGCCGACATCACCAACGAACGCGAACGCTACCTCGCCACCCGCGCCTGGCGGCACCGTCTCAACCTGCCCGACCAGATCTTCGTCAAGATCGGCACCGAAGTGAAACCCTGCTACTCCGACCTCACCAGCCCCCACCACGTCGGCGTCCTATGCACCATGCTCCGCACCGCCGGACCCGACGCATCCGTCACCATCAGCGAAGCCCTCCCCACCCCCGACCAGGCCTGGGTCCCCGACCAGCACGGCAACCGCTACTTCAGCGAACTCCGCCTGCAGATCACCGACCCCACCCCCGCAGGCGGTGAGCGGTGA
- a CDS encoding thioesterase II family protein, whose translation MTTLTARWFRCARPLPQAALRLFCLPYAGAGAGVFHPWPAALAPGVEVVGVQLPGRENRIVEPAEIDLDELATAVADAVTADSRPYALYGHSLGGRLAFEVIRRLRRTDAPLPVRLYVGAARAPHLRGSAMFDGLSRLSDDELVARVVAGGGVPEAVADEPELLELLLPTLRADFTWLDDYVYQPEPPLPVPITAFTGTLDRAVSMEQMTPWEQHTTAGFVLHHVDGGHFFLQDNLADLTTFLSTDLTGGER comes from the coding sequence ATGACCACCTTGACGGCCCGTTGGTTCCGGTGCGCGCGGCCCCTGCCGCAGGCGGCGCTCCGGCTGTTCTGCCTGCCCTACGCCGGCGCGGGCGCGGGTGTGTTCCATCCGTGGCCGGCCGCCCTCGCTCCCGGTGTGGAGGTCGTGGGCGTCCAGCTGCCGGGCAGGGAGAACCGGATCGTCGAGCCGGCCGAGATCGACCTGGACGAGCTGGCCACCGCGGTGGCCGACGCCGTGACCGCCGACAGCCGTCCCTACGCGCTGTACGGGCACTCGCTGGGCGGACGGCTCGCGTTCGAGGTGATACGGCGGCTGCGCCGTACCGATGCGCCCCTGCCGGTCCGGCTGTACGTGGGCGCCGCCCGCGCGCCGCACCTGCGTGGGTCGGCCATGTTCGACGGGCTCTCCCGCCTCTCCGACGACGAGCTGGTGGCCCGGGTCGTGGCCGGGGGCGGCGTGCCCGAGGCGGTCGCCGACGAACCGGAGCTGCTGGAGCTGCTGCTGCCGACGCTGCGGGCGGACTTCACCTGGCTGGACGACTACGTGTACCAGCCGGAACCGCCGCTGCCGGTGCCGATCACGGCCTTCACCGGCACGCTCGACCGGGCCGTCTCGATGGAGCAGATGACTCCGTGGGAGCAGCACACCACCGCCGGTTTCGTCCTGCACCACGTTGACGGCGGCCACTTCTTCCTACAGGACAATCTGGCGGATCTGACCACTTTCCTGTCGACGGACCTCACGGGCGGTGAGCGGTGA